One segment of Zhihengliuella halotolerans DNA contains the following:
- a CDS encoding MFS transporter — MQSSPSLRRARASAMLAFATNGALPATLLARYAEVQELLGVGAGLFGLLVVGATLGGAGAFNLPGVVLRRFGMRNTTTVGTAWVATAVFLATVGIVTGQPWLFFLCLVLAGAGDACVDVGQNAQGLKVQQAYGRSLLNFMHAGWSIGAAVGGVVGTIMAMTGVPLLAHLGLWGAVCIGSMWWASRGFLTDGAVAADDAPAESLRGRHVMKVLIPLALVALAGISVEEIGNNWSAILLATERGVPLESAGIGLSVLLGAQFVGRLLGDRFIDALGSHRALLISLATVAAGLLAAAWAPNAATTLIGLALAGLGCAVTVPVAFAEADAVPGLPPHAGVTWISWAMRAATITLAPTIGGVTALASLPVALTAVTGIAVVALVLQFGKRPRRGVENA, encoded by the coding sequence ATGCAATCCTCGCCCTCGCTGCGCCGCGCCCGCGCCTCCGCCATGCTGGCCTTCGCCACCAACGGCGCCCTGCCCGCGACACTGCTGGCCCGCTACGCGGAGGTCCAGGAGCTGCTCGGAGTCGGTGCCGGTCTCTTCGGCCTGCTCGTCGTCGGCGCGACCCTCGGCGGGGCCGGTGCTTTCAACCTGCCCGGCGTCGTCCTGCGCCGCTTCGGGATGCGCAACACCACGACGGTCGGCACCGCGTGGGTGGCGACCGCCGTTTTTCTGGCGACCGTCGGCATCGTGACGGGCCAGCCGTGGCTCTTCTTCCTCTGCCTGGTCCTCGCCGGTGCCGGGGACGCGTGCGTGGACGTCGGGCAGAACGCCCAGGGGCTGAAGGTCCAGCAGGCGTACGGCCGCTCCCTGCTGAACTTCATGCACGCCGGCTGGAGCATCGGAGCGGCAGTCGGCGGCGTCGTCGGCACGATCATGGCGATGACCGGCGTGCCGCTGCTGGCGCACCTCGGCCTCTGGGGCGCGGTCTGCATCGGATCCATGTGGTGGGCCTCCCGCGGGTTCCTGACAGACGGTGCGGTTGCCGCCGACGACGCACCGGCCGAGTCCCTGCGCGGGCGCCATGTGATGAAGGTGCTGATCCCGCTGGCCCTCGTCGCGCTCGCCGGCATCAGTGTTGAGGAGATCGGCAACAACTGGTCCGCGATCCTGCTCGCCACCGAGCGCGGAGTCCCGCTCGAATCGGCCGGCATCGGGCTGAGCGTCCTGCTCGGCGCGCAGTTCGTCGGCCGCCTGCTCGGCGACCGCTTCATCGACGCTCTCGGCTCGCACCGCGCCCTGCTGATCAGCCTCGCGACCGTCGCGGCCGGTCTGCTCGCCGCGGCGTGGGCGCCGAACGCCGCGACGACCCTGATCGGACTCGCGCTCGCGGGCCTGGGCTGCGCGGTGACCGTGCCGGTGGCCTTCGCCGAGGCCGACGCCGTGCCCGGGCTGCCGCCGCACGCGGGCGTGACCTGGATCAGTTGGGCGATGCGGGCCGCGACGATCACGCTCGCGCCGACCATCGGCGGCGTGACGGCCCTGGCGTCGCTGCCCGTCGCGCTGACCGCGGTGACCGGCATCGCCGTCGTCGCACTGGTGCTGCAGTTCGGCAAGCGGCCCCGTCGAGGAGTGGAGAACGCGTGA
- a CDS encoding class I SAM-dependent methyltransferase, which translates to MRTFEEKVAAAAAADVTGWGFGFLDGRATEERPPWGYVRRLADALSSADAALDLDTGGGEVLAEALDLSARRPVRAAATEGWEPNLVRARERLHPLGVEVMAAGPGAPLPFAAGSFDLVTSRHPVAPDWAEIARVLRPGGGYLAQHVGPASAFELVEYFLGPQPEARKGRDPEREAEQARGSGLDVDELLTARCRMEFFDIGAVVWILRKCPWWVPDFTPARYEAKLRQLDAQLRSEPFVAHSTRHLIRATRVGPAERRGRAAR; encoded by the coding sequence GTGAGGACTTTCGAAGAGAAGGTGGCCGCGGCGGCCGCCGCCGACGTGACCGGCTGGGGGTTCGGTTTCCTCGACGGCCGCGCCACGGAGGAGCGCCCGCCGTGGGGGTACGTGCGGCGGCTGGCCGATGCGCTCTCAAGTGCCGACGCGGCGCTCGATCTCGACACGGGAGGCGGGGAGGTGCTCGCTGAGGCGCTCGACCTGTCCGCCCGGCGCCCGGTCCGCGCCGCGGCCACCGAGGGGTGGGAGCCGAACCTGGTGCGGGCGCGCGAGCGGCTCCATCCCCTCGGCGTGGAGGTCATGGCAGCGGGCCCGGGGGCGCCCCTGCCGTTCGCCGCGGGGTCCTTCGATCTCGTCACGAGCCGGCACCCGGTGGCGCCGGACTGGGCGGAGATCGCGCGCGTGCTGAGGCCCGGCGGCGGCTATCTGGCCCAGCATGTTGGTCCGGCTTCGGCATTCGAGCTCGTCGAATACTTCCTCGGGCCGCAGCCTGAAGCGCGCAAGGGACGGGACCCCGAACGCGAAGCGGAGCAGGCCCGGGGCTCCGGGCTGGACGTGGACGAGCTGCTCACGGCGCGCTGCCGGATGGAGTTCTTCGATATCGGGGCCGTGGTTTGGATCCTGCGCAAGTGCCCGTGGTGGGTCCCCGACTTCACCCCCGCGCGGTACGAGGCGAAGCTGCGCCAGCTCGACGCGCAGCTGCGCAGCGAGCCCTTCGTCGCCCACTCGACGCGGCACCTGATTCGGGCGACACGCGTCGGCCCCGCCGAGCGTCGCGGACGGGCAGCGCGCTGA
- a CDS encoding GAP family protein: protein MTGVDLTFLSGGDSDAPLLGVLALLALLDSTSFGTLLIPLWLTLAPGRLRGGRILAYLAVVGGAYAAIGIALLGALTFVGDGVVQWLEGARQSSPFLLAQLAAGAGLLAYSFRIDPMTEAGKAAKRQREERRGTAGRMNRFRERAVGSGAGGFGALMGLAVVAVGLELPTLLPYLAGIGLVAGTGPAWPGSSALILFYCAVMLVPACLVLTGRLVAHRLVDAPLRRLEVWLSRHAGATIGWVVGILGLLLGLNALGGLGLT from the coding sequence ATGACCGGTGTCGACCTGACTTTTCTCTCCGGCGGCGATTCCGATGCGCCGCTACTAGGCGTGCTCGCCCTGCTGGCCCTGCTGGACTCCACGAGCTTCGGCACGCTGCTCATCCCGCTCTGGCTGACTCTGGCACCAGGTCGACTGCGCGGCGGCCGGATCCTCGCCTACCTCGCGGTCGTCGGCGGTGCCTACGCGGCCATCGGCATCGCCCTGCTCGGTGCGCTGACGTTCGTCGGCGACGGCGTCGTGCAGTGGCTCGAGGGGGCCCGCCAATCCTCCCCGTTCCTGCTCGCGCAGCTGGCGGCGGGTGCGGGTCTGCTCGCCTACAGCTTCCGGATCGACCCGATGACGGAGGCTGGCAAGGCGGCCAAGCGTCAGCGTGAGGAACGGCGCGGAACCGCGGGACGGATGAACCGATTTCGGGAGCGGGCCGTCGGATCCGGCGCCGGGGGCTTCGGCGCGCTCATGGGGCTGGCCGTCGTCGCGGTGGGCCTCGAACTGCCGACCCTTCTGCCCTATCTGGCGGGCATCGGTCTGGTCGCCGGCACCGGGCCGGCCTGGCCGGGCAGCTCGGCGCTGATCCTGTTCTACTGTGCGGTCATGCTGGTGCCAGCGTGCCTAGTCCTGACGGGTCGACTCGTGGCGCACCGGCTCGTCGACGCTCCGCTGCGGCGTCTCGAGGTCTGGTTGAGCCGGCACGCCGGGGCGACTATCGGATGGGTCGTGGGGATCCTCGGGTTGCTGCTGGGTCTCAACGCCCTCGGTGGCCTGGGCCTGACATAG
- a CDS encoding sensor histidine kinase has translation MATPLPGKHLQTVVTLTLSSLLVAAGWTGVFNFGWWAPEDRPAVWWHLVPLAFMALPMLGKHRRPVTCLVATVPIVMADVALGGSVGIWLCVADLIYHVGLRASPRAVRVVATVFALCCAAVVVASGAVQGLQAAVGAGVTVVALLLMPLWWAAEVRRGYPLWPQAYARDELEAERNAALKELHKRERHAAIEAERRGMARELHDTVSAEISAIALTAGAALAGGADEARDRRALGTIRIASVAALESLRSMVNLLRGSELKETAADLLAEPGPDWDETLRRAERLGLDVVHRGRPPADLHPRVQHALTRAAGEALHNAAKHGTGDAAVVVTADEESVSLSVDNGLAESGAATADGTGLIGMRERVTAVGGVMTAGPAGDGARRWRVEIEVPSTTTGPGGGAA, from the coding sequence ATGGCCACCCCGCTGCCCGGCAAACACCTGCAGACCGTCGTGACGCTGACGCTGTCCAGTCTGCTCGTGGCCGCCGGCTGGACGGGCGTCTTTAATTTCGGCTGGTGGGCCCCGGAAGATCGGCCCGCCGTGTGGTGGCACCTGGTGCCCCTGGCTTTCATGGCCCTGCCGATGCTCGGCAAGCACCGGCGGCCCGTCACCTGTCTCGTGGCCACCGTCCCCATCGTCATGGCGGACGTGGCGTTGGGAGGCAGCGTCGGGATCTGGCTCTGCGTGGCGGACCTGATCTACCACGTGGGGCTCCGGGCGTCACCGCGGGCCGTCCGGGTGGTCGCGACCGTCTTCGCGCTGTGCTGCGCGGCCGTCGTCGTCGCGTCCGGGGCGGTCCAAGGTTTGCAAGCGGCGGTCGGCGCGGGGGTGACCGTGGTGGCCCTGCTGTTGATGCCGCTGTGGTGGGCGGCCGAGGTTCGCCGTGGCTACCCGCTGTGGCCGCAGGCGTACGCGCGTGACGAACTGGAGGCTGAACGGAACGCGGCGCTGAAGGAACTGCACAAACGCGAGCGTCACGCAGCGATCGAGGCGGAGCGGCGCGGCATGGCCCGGGAGTTGCACGACACCGTCTCGGCGGAGATCTCCGCCATCGCGCTCACGGCGGGGGCCGCGCTCGCCGGCGGCGCGGACGAGGCGCGGGACCGTCGGGCCCTCGGCACGATTCGCATCGCGAGTGTGGCTGCGCTCGAGTCCCTGCGGTCGATGGTCAACCTTCTGCGCGGTTCGGAACTGAAGGAGACGGCTGCGGACCTGCTGGCCGAGCCCGGCCCGGACTGGGACGAAACGCTCCGCCGGGCCGAGCGGCTGGGCCTGGACGTCGTCCACCGTGGCCGCCCGCCCGCGGACCTGCATCCACGCGTACAGCACGCTCTGACGCGCGCCGCGGGCGAAGCCCTGCACAATGCGGCCAAACACGGGACCGGGGACGCCGCCGTCGTCGTCACTGCGGATGAGGAGTCCGTCTCGCTCTCGGTGGACAACGGGTTGGCGGAATCTGGCGCGGCCACCGCGGACGGGACGGGCTTGATCGGGATGCGCGAGCGCGTGACCGCCGTCGGTGGTGTGATGACGGCGGGCCCCGCCGGGGACGGGGCGCGGCGATGGCGAGTCGAGATCGAAGTGCCCAGTACGACGACGGGTCCCGGCGGGGGCGCGGCATGA
- a CDS encoding response regulator — MSGAVIRVLIADDHASVRAGLRLLLGMAGDIEVVGEAADGDVAVAQERALRPDVVLMDARMPGVDGVEATRRIVTAGGADVLMLTTFDLDEIVFGGLKAGAAGFLLKTVEPQDLFDAIRRVAAGDGVVAPEVTRQVLRQFAAAATPEPEPEPAAGDVGLTPRETDVLRGLGRGRSNAQIAADLTISLATVKTHVSSVLAKTGTSTRMQAAIHARRVGLV; from the coding sequence ATGAGCGGGGCGGTGATCCGCGTGCTGATCGCAGACGATCACGCGAGCGTGCGGGCGGGCCTGAGATTGTTGCTCGGCATGGCGGGAGACATCGAAGTCGTCGGAGAGGCGGCCGACGGGGACGTCGCCGTCGCGCAGGAGCGGGCGCTGCGCCCCGACGTCGTGCTCATGGACGCGCGCATGCCCGGCGTAGATGGGGTCGAGGCAACCCGGCGCATCGTCACCGCGGGCGGAGCGGATGTGCTGATGCTGACGACCTTCGACCTCGACGAGATCGTTTTCGGCGGGCTGAAGGCGGGGGCGGCCGGGTTCCTGCTCAAGACCGTCGAGCCGCAGGACCTGTTCGACGCGATCCGCCGGGTCGCTGCCGGCGACGGGGTCGTGGCGCCGGAGGTCACCCGGCAGGTGCTGCGGCAGTTCGCGGCTGCCGCGACGCCTGAGCCGGAGCCGGAACCTGCTGCGGGGGACGTCGGCCTGACGCCGCGGGAGACCGATGTCCTCCGGGGTCTCGGACGCGGCAGGTCGAACGCGCAGATCGCGGCCGACCTGACGATTTCCCTGGCGACGGTCAAGACCCATGTCTCGAGCGTGCTCGCGAAGACCGGGACCTCCACTCGGATGCAGGCGGCGATCCACGCCCGCCGTGTCGGCCTCGTCTGA
- a CDS encoding iron chaperone encodes MAKIDDDATYLADFDGPALTMLTDLRALCRDDSVGAVEDVRWNQPAYIHSSGTILFTFSGHASHANMVFTPSTLEAFSEELADRKTGKGSLRLPYDEPLPVDLLTRMIRYRIDEHEQEGVLWK; translated from the coding sequence ATGGCAAAAATAGACGACGACGCAACGTACCTGGCCGACTTCGACGGGCCAGCGCTGACCATGCTGACGGACCTGCGGGCGCTCTGCCGCGACGACTCGGTGGGCGCCGTCGAGGACGTGCGCTGGAACCAGCCCGCCTACATCCACTCGAGCGGGACCATCCTCTTCACGTTCTCCGGGCACGCCTCCCACGCGAACATGGTCTTCACCCCCAGCACCCTCGAGGCGTTCAGCGAGGAACTGGCCGACCGGAAGACCGGCAAGGGCTCCCTGCGCCTCCCCTACGACGAACCGCTGCCGGTCGACCTGCTCACGCGGATGATCCGTTACCGCATCGACGAGCACGAGCAGGAGGGCGTGCTCTGGAAGTAG
- a CDS encoding VOC family protein: MTAFGQNIHFITLSTPDLDAARAFYVDGLGWEPLLDVPGEIIFFQFAPGSVLGLFDAEKFGEDLGGAAAMPAAGVTLASNVGARGEVADVVRAMEAAGGRVVTPPEDGPFGGVFHAHVADPNGVVWEIAYNPGWRVNDDGRVEFFDPAG, translated from the coding sequence ATGACCGCCTTCGGCCAGAACATCCACTTCATCACGCTCTCCACACCCGACCTGGACGCGGCCCGCGCGTTCTACGTCGACGGGCTCGGCTGGGAGCCGCTGCTCGACGTGCCCGGAGAGATCATCTTCTTCCAGTTCGCCCCGGGCTCCGTGCTGGGCCTCTTCGACGCCGAGAAGTTCGGCGAGGACCTCGGCGGGGCGGCTGCCATGCCCGCCGCCGGCGTCACGCTCGCCAGCAACGTGGGCGCCCGGGGCGAGGTGGCCGACGTCGTGCGCGCCATGGAGGCGGCCGGAGGCCGCGTGGTGACGCCGCCGGAGGACGGCCCGTTCGGCGGAGTCTTCCACGCGCATGTGGCCGACCCCAACGGCGTCGTGTGGGAGATCGCGTACAACCCGGGCTGGCGCGTGAACGACGACGGCCGGGTCGAGTTCTTCGATCCCGCCGGCTGA
- a CDS encoding type II toxin-antitoxin system Phd/YefM family antitoxin, whose amino-acid sequence MKTMSYTESRARYAEVLDSVVDDREEVVITRAGHEPVVIVSLDEFESLRETAYLMRSPANARRLLDSIERLEAGAGEERGLIEAD is encoded by the coding sequence GTGAAGACGATGAGCTACACGGAATCCCGGGCACGATATGCCGAGGTGCTGGATTCGGTCGTCGACGACCGCGAGGAGGTCGTCATCACCCGTGCCGGCCACGAGCCCGTCGTCATCGTCTCCCTCGACGAGTTCGAGTCATTGCGCGAAACCGCCTACCTCATGCGCTCTCCCGCGAACGCGCGGCGGCTCCTCGACTCGATCGAGCGCCTCGAGGCCGGTGCCGGCGAAGAGCGCGGCCTGATCGAAGCAGACTGA
- a CDS encoding Txe/YoeB family addiction module toxin: MRLVWDANAWEDYLWWQGQDRKLVRRINRLVEDIMRNGNEGIGKPEPLKHDFSGYWSRRITDEHRIVYKALADEVRIASCRYHYGR; encoded by the coding sequence GTGAGGCTGGTCTGGGATGCCAACGCCTGGGAGGACTACCTCTGGTGGCAGGGGCAGGATCGAAAGCTGGTCAGGCGCATCAACCGGCTCGTTGAAGACATCATGCGCAACGGGAACGAAGGTATCGGCAAACCCGAGCCGCTCAAGCACGATTTCTCCGGATACTGGTCGCGCAGGATCACTGACGAGCACCGGATCGTCTACAAGGCTCTCGCCGACGAGGTGCGCATCGCGTCCTGCCGGTACCACTACGGGCGCTGA
- a CDS encoding LOG family protein produces MKPTRGRFVAVDSLAELNRRLTAGTRDLTGWRLIGLDLRGYADVLARCATGRTTFAGCDLDPEVAAEHTRRGALILPNVANAPVDVHRSSLYTAGELYDHDVYSRSLDGRAFAWQQTAQGPRSTMARALHDYSVDAALDQWSAGRALVGVMGGHAASRGEEAYDDAARLGHLLGRTFTVATGGGPGAMEAANLGARLSAMGEDRLREALGTVATTPSYHPSVDAWAGAAREVLRDPAVAAAPGESLGIPTWHYGHEPPNLFATAIAKYFRNALREAILLQICNRGIVFLPGAGGTVQEIFQDACENYYATEETLAPMVLVGREYWTEQLPAWPLLRSLAAGRSMEAHIHLVDSVEAAAEVLIT; encoded by the coding sequence ATGAAACCCACGCGCGGACGCTTCGTCGCGGTCGACTCGCTCGCCGAACTCAACCGCCGCCTCACCGCCGGAACCCGCGATCTGACCGGCTGGCGGCTCATCGGGCTCGACCTGCGCGGGTACGCCGACGTGCTCGCCCGCTGCGCGACGGGTCGCACGACGTTCGCTGGCTGCGATCTCGACCCCGAGGTCGCCGCGGAGCACACCCGCCGCGGCGCGCTGATCCTGCCGAACGTCGCCAACGCCCCCGTCGACGTGCACCGTTCGAGTCTCTACACGGCCGGGGAGCTCTACGACCACGACGTCTATTCGCGCAGCCTCGACGGGCGCGCCTTCGCCTGGCAGCAGACGGCGCAGGGCCCGCGCTCGACGATGGCACGCGCCCTGCACGACTACTCCGTGGACGCCGCCCTCGACCAGTGGAGCGCGGGCCGCGCCCTGGTCGGCGTCATGGGCGGCCACGCGGCCTCCCGCGGGGAGGAGGCGTACGACGACGCCGCCCGCCTCGGGCACCTCCTCGGCCGGACGTTCACGGTCGCCACGGGCGGCGGCCCCGGCGCCATGGAGGCGGCCAATCTCGGTGCGCGCCTCAGCGCGATGGGCGAAGACCGCCTGCGCGAGGCGCTGGGAACGGTGGCGACGACGCCGTCGTACCACCCGTCCGTGGACGCCTGGGCGGGAGCGGCACGCGAGGTGCTCCGGGACCCGGCCGTGGCGGCGGCGCCCGGCGAGTCGCTCGGCATTCCCACGTGGCACTACGGGCACGAGCCGCCCAACCTCTTCGCGACGGCGATCGCGAAGTACTTCCGGAACGCCCTGCGCGAGGCGATCTTGCTGCAGATCTGCAACCGGGGGATCGTCTTCCTGCCCGGCGCCGGCGGGACCGTGCAGGAGATCTTCCAGGACGCGTGCGAGAACTACTACGCGACCGAGGAAACCCTCGCCCCGATGGTTCTCGTCGGGCGAGAGTACTGGACCGAGCAACTCCCGGCGTGGCCGCTGCTGCGCTCGCTCGCGGCCGGGCGGAGCATGGAGGCGCACATCCACCTGGTCGACTCGGTGGAGGCGGCCGCGGAGGTCCTCATCACCTGA
- a CDS encoding endonuclease/exonuclease/phosphatase family protein, whose protein sequence is MRSLKRAAFAVVTTVALVASAVMPAHAATFPPADHRLSQERIVGSETTSESAVRVATYNASLFRDAEGSLIGDLTSPNNAQAQAVAEVIQRTAPDVLLVNEFDFDADGTAAGLFHDNYLAVSQNGQPAQDYPYTYVAPSNTGVQTGADLNQDGTIGGAEDAFGYGEFEGQYGMVLYSKYPILTDEVRTFQNFRWADMPENNLPSDYYGELISGVLRLSSKSHWDVPVDVDGRTVHLLASHPTPPAFDGPEQRNARRNHDEIRFFADYVTGGAAAEYIYDDDGGKGGLDEGEDFVVLGDLNADPQRGASYDKAVMNLLSHQDILDPKPSSRGPVANVRPTLEAFLLGEAPQSEDYRSRSLRTADFGGSTGTMRVDYVLPSATLEVKDSGVFWPAPGQPGADLVGMNPVRSSDHRLVWVDIETR, encoded by the coding sequence ATGCGTTCACTCAAGCGGGCGGCCTTCGCCGTCGTGACGACCGTCGCCCTCGTGGCGTCCGCCGTCATGCCCGCGCACGCAGCGACCTTCCCCCCGGCCGATCATCGTCTGTCGCAGGAGAGAATCGTGGGCTCTGAGACGACGAGCGAGTCGGCTGTCCGGGTTGCGACCTACAACGCATCCCTCTTCCGCGACGCCGAGGGTTCGCTGATCGGCGACCTCACAAGCCCGAACAATGCCCAGGCGCAGGCGGTGGCCGAAGTCATCCAGCGCACGGCCCCCGACGTCCTGCTCGTCAATGAGTTCGACTTCGACGCCGATGGAACGGCCGCCGGTCTCTTCCACGACAACTACCTCGCCGTCTCGCAGAACGGTCAGCCCGCCCAGGATTATCCGTACACGTACGTCGCGCCGTCGAACACGGGCGTCCAGACCGGTGCCGACTTGAACCAGGACGGCACGATCGGCGGCGCCGAGGACGCCTTCGGCTACGGAGAGTTCGAGGGCCAGTACGGCATGGTCCTCTACTCCAAGTACCCGATTCTCACCGACGAGGTCCGGACGTTCCAGAATTTCCGCTGGGCCGACATGCCGGAGAACAACCTGCCGAGTGACTACTACGGGGAACTCATCAGCGGCGTCCTCCGCCTGAGCAGCAAGTCTCATTGGGACGTTCCCGTCGACGTGGACGGTCGCACCGTGCACCTGCTGGCCTCCCACCCGACGCCCCCGGCGTTCGATGGGCCCGAGCAGCGCAACGCCCGCCGCAACCACGACGAGATCCGCTTCTTCGCCGACTACGTCACGGGTGGCGCAGCGGCCGAGTACATCTATGACGACGACGGAGGAAAGGGCGGCCTGGACGAGGGGGAGGACTTCGTCGTTCTGGGCGACCTCAACGCCGACCCGCAGCGCGGCGCTTCCTACGACAAGGCCGTCATGAACCTGCTCTCCCATCAGGACATCCTCGACCCGAAGCCGAGCTCGCGCGGCCCGGTAGCCAACGTGCGCCCCACGCTCGAGGCCTTCCTGTTAGGGGAGGCGCCGCAGTCCGAGGACTATCGCTCGCGCTCGCTGCGCACGGCTGACTTCGGCGGCTCCACAGGCACGATGCGCGTCGACTATGTGCTGCCGTCCGCGACCCTCGAGGTGAAAGATTCCGGCGTCTTCTGGCCGGCGCCGGGGCAGCCCGGCGCGGACCTCGTCGGAATGAACCCGGTCCGCAGCAGCGACCACCGGCTCGTCTGGGTCGACATCGAGACGCGCTAG